In a genomic window of Desulfopila inferna:
- a CDS encoding ABC transporter permease, with protein MKRLQRLPLKVSFGIAYKSIRVRFFRSLITTLSLMLAVAFLSFTQISNDIAQSLLVLGDAELLGKLTRLGYDIDPETLSATGSPKQRWIVFLSLLVCIVGIINAQLMSVTERFREIGTMKCLGALDGFVVVLFIIEAAIEGLAGAVIGAFLGILSALLTGISRFGVISVTALSWWEVGNSLVIAVLIGTSLSLLGALYPALLAARMQPVEAMRVEQ; from the coding sequence ATGAAACGCTTACAAAGACTACCCCTGAAAGTGTCCTTTGGTATTGCCTATAAAAGTATTCGGGTTCGTTTTTTCCGATCACTCATTACCACTTTGAGCCTGATGCTTGCCGTGGCATTTCTCTCCTTCACCCAAATCAGCAACGACATTGCTCAGTCTTTGCTTGTACTTGGCGATGCGGAGCTTTTGGGCAAACTGACCCGACTTGGATATGACATCGACCCAGAAACGTTAAGCGCTACGGGCTCTCCCAAGCAACGCTGGATTGTCTTTCTTTCTCTGCTGGTCTGTATCGTCGGCATTATCAATGCACAACTGATGTCGGTTACCGAACGTTTTCGAGAAATTGGAACCATGAAATGCCTTGGCGCCCTGGATGGATTCGTAGTTGTACTTTTCATCATCGAGGCGGCGATAGAAGGACTTGCCGGGGCGGTGATCGGTGCATTTTTGGGAATACTCTCCGCGCTTCTTACCGGAATCAGTCGGTTTGGCGTGATCTCCGTCACGGCATTATCATGGTGGGAAGTCGGAAATTCTCTGGTGATCGCTGTATTGATCGGTACGTCTCTCAGTCTTTTGGGAGCATTATATCCCGCATTGCTGGCAGCCAGAATGCAGCCGGTTGAGGCCATGCGGGTAGAGCAGTAA
- a CDS encoding ABC transporter ATP-binding protein yields the protein MASKNVVRVTGVTKDFDLGKIVVPVLKGIDLEISTGHYISIMGPSGSGKSTLFNMIGGLDKPTSGKVFIDEVDIAQLDAYELAWLRCRKIGYIFQTFNLIPVMTALENVTLPMTFAGTPNEAATKKGMELLHLVGLDGRHSHRPSELSGGQQQRVAVARALANDPAIILADEPTGNLDLTTGEDIITLLKQLSSNRGVTVISATHDYKMLNVSDKVIWIRDGKIEKIQDRDELDIQTGKVENTSEN from the coding sequence ATGGCATCAAAAAACGTAGTCCGGGTGACGGGAGTGACCAAGGACTTCGACCTGGGCAAAATAGTCGTCCCGGTTCTCAAAGGTATAGATCTTGAAATATCCACGGGACATTATATATCCATTATGGGTCCATCAGGCTCCGGCAAATCAACGCTTTTCAACATGATCGGGGGGCTCGACAAACCAACATCCGGAAAAGTGTTTATCGATGAAGTCGATATCGCCCAACTCGATGCCTATGAACTGGCCTGGCTGCGCTGCCGCAAAATCGGTTATATTTTTCAAACCTTCAATCTTATTCCGGTAATGACCGCCCTGGAGAATGTCACCCTGCCCATGACCTTTGCCGGCACTCCCAATGAGGCGGCAACAAAAAAAGGGATGGAACTTCTCCATCTTGTGGGATTGGATGGCCGTCATTCCCACAGGCCCTCTGAACTCTCCGGCGGACAACAGCAAAGGGTTGCCGTGGCGCGCGCCCTGGCTAATGATCCGGCCATTATCCTCGCTGACGAGCCCACCGGGAACCTGGATCTGACCACGGGAGAAGACATCATCACTTTGCTGAAACAACTCTCCAGTAACAGAGGTGTCACCGTCATTTCAGCGACACATGATTACAAAATGCTCAATGTCTCCGACAAGGTTATCTGGATCAGAGACGGCAAGATAGAGAAAATTCAGGATCGCGATGAACTTGATATACAAACAGGGAAAGTGGAAAATACCAGCGAAAACTAA
- a CDS encoding glycosyltransferase family protein, with the protein MRIAYYCQNVLGIGHFHRSLEICKQLARLHRVTMITGGASLPGSRSDIDISFFQLPGLMMDSRFNNLAPCDSSQTLNETKKLRAEMLYGFFQSYKPDVFLIELYPFGRKAFRFELDPVLESIKKGHLSPCLCFCSLRDILVERHDSTKFENRIIATLNSHFDGLLIHGDQNLISLDQTFSRVSDITVPIAYTGYVTPPVPDLDRVRLRKNLGIEKDTRLIVASIGGGNVGTELLFAVAESLRFIDDKSLSLHIFTGPYASQSVYDSLRNSSDKRIKVERFTPHFTDWLLAADLSVSMAGYNTTMNILSTGVPSLLYPFSHNSEQSLRIGKLQKMAPLTILKGDELSPDRLAALILGRLAEKRFNPPIRLDGAQITVTIVEQWYQAMREK; encoded by the coding sequence ATGAGAATCGCCTACTACTGCCAAAATGTTCTCGGCATCGGACATTTCCATCGGAGCCTTGAAATCTGTAAACAACTGGCCCGACTCCACAGGGTTACTATGATAACCGGTGGAGCATCTTTGCCGGGAAGCCGGTCCGATATCGACATCTCCTTTTTTCAGCTGCCGGGATTAATGATGGATTCCCGGTTCAACAATCTTGCTCCCTGTGATTCCAGCCAAACTCTAAATGAAACGAAGAAGCTTAGAGCCGAAATGCTCTATGGTTTTTTCCAAAGCTACAAGCCGGATGTATTCCTGATAGAACTCTACCCCTTTGGCAGAAAAGCATTTCGTTTTGAGCTCGATCCGGTTTTAGAGAGCATTAAAAAAGGGCACCTGTCCCCTTGCCTCTGCTTCTGCAGCCTACGAGACATTCTGGTGGAACGGCATGACAGCACAAAATTTGAGAATAGAATCATTGCCACTCTTAACTCTCATTTTGACGGATTATTGATCCATGGGGATCAAAATCTCATTTCCCTTGATCAAACCTTCAGCAGGGTTAGCGATATAACAGTTCCCATTGCCTACACCGGATATGTTACCCCTCCCGTTCCCGATCTCGACCGCGTTCGGCTTCGGAAAAATCTTGGAATTGAAAAAGATACACGTCTTATTGTTGCCAGTATCGGCGGCGGCAATGTTGGCACCGAACTCCTTTTTGCAGTGGCGGAATCTCTTCGGTTCATAGACGATAAATCCTTGTCGCTTCACATTTTCACCGGTCCTTACGCCTCGCAGTCGGTCTATGATTCTCTCAGAAATTCTTCCGACAAAAGAATCAAAGTGGAACGCTTTACCCCGCATTTCACCGACTGGCTCCTGGCTGCGGATCTGTCAGTATCGATGGCAGGCTATAACACCACCATGAATATTCTCTCGACGGGAGTCCCTTCGCTGCTTTACCCCTTCAGCCACAACAGTGAACAATCTCTAAGGATCGGCAAACTTCAAAAAATGGCGCCATTAACAATTCTAAAAGGTGACGAGCTATCTCCCGACAGACTCGCCGCTCTCATTCTTGGCAGGCTTGCAGAAAAACGATTCAATCCCCCAATTCGTCTTGATGGCGCGCAAATCACTGTCACCATTGTGGAGCAATGGTACCAAGCCATGAGGGAGAAGTAA
- a CDS encoding histidine phosphatase family protein, producing MEREESRENFSADTCFGLLRHGTTLWNEEKRIQGSLDSRLSLAGKEKMHDWARFLAAQHWSRILASDLGRAKESAAILNSIMKVPVTFESRLREQHWGEWEGRRIEEIRAKYSEEVARQVASGWDFRPPLGESRREVLQRSWIALHEASLAWPQQKILIVCHQGIIKCLISDILHTKFLPDAPPQLDQNSLHTIIFRNGSLLCKELNISLVS from the coding sequence ATGGAAAGAGAAGAAAGTAGGGAGAATTTCTCAGCTGATACATGTTTTGGACTGCTGCGCCATGGTACCACACTGTGGAATGAAGAAAAACGCATCCAGGGAAGCCTGGATTCCAGGCTCAGTCTTGCCGGAAAGGAAAAAATGCATGATTGGGCTCGGTTTCTGGCTGCACAGCACTGGAGCAGGATACTGGCAAGTGATCTTGGCAGGGCAAAAGAGAGCGCGGCAATCCTCAATTCCATTATGAAAGTTCCCGTCACTTTTGAAAGCAGGCTTAGAGAGCAACACTGGGGAGAGTGGGAGGGGCGGAGGATCGAGGAGATTAGAGCCAAGTACTCAGAGGAGGTAGCACGACAGGTAGCTTCCGGCTGGGACTTCAGGCCGCCACTGGGAGAGAGCAGACGGGAAGTTCTTCAACGAAGCTGGATCGCTCTTCATGAGGCCTCACTGGCCTGGCCGCAGCAGAAAATCCTGATTGTCTGCCACCAGGGTATAATCAAATGCCTGATTTCCGATATTTTGCACACAAAATTCTTGCCGGACGCTCCCCCACAACTTGATCAAAATTCCCTGCACACCATAATTTTCCGCAACGGCAGTCTCCTCTGCAAGGAACTCAACATCTCTTTGGTATCATGA
- a CDS encoding polysaccharide deacetylase family protein produces MRYKISSLYSSPIPHLSTKLGNSIESGLTAGNGSAVVFFRADDIGVPSQQFFEMISLFIKHDMPLCLAVVPTWLTERRWHRLKEATAGARLCWHQHGWRHANHEYSGKKQEFGDSRPAEDLQRDLLRGRERLSQLIGSEFFPFFTPPWNRCGEKTLALLQEFDFRGISRSSGAIPSATDLPDFQVNVDLHTGKEQEPELSLHLLLMQLSRSMTYGTSGIMLHHQLMNSQALLLLDQLLQSVRDFKSLQPLQFQDMSTA; encoded by the coding sequence ATGCGCTATAAGATATCTTCTCTTTACTCTTCCCCCATTCCACACCTGAGCACGAAACTGGGTAATTCCATAGAGTCAGGACTGACTGCGGGTAACGGTTCAGCCGTTGTTTTTTTTCGGGCGGACGATATCGGAGTTCCGTCGCAACAGTTTTTTGAGATGATCTCGCTTTTTATAAAACATGATATGCCGCTTTGCCTTGCAGTCGTACCCACATGGTTGACAGAGAGACGCTGGCACAGACTTAAAGAGGCTACCGCCGGTGCAAGACTGTGCTGGCATCAGCATGGCTGGCGGCATGCCAACCATGAATATTCCGGTAAAAAGCAGGAATTCGGCGACAGCCGTCCTGCAGAGGACCTGCAGAGGGATCTTCTCAGAGGCAGGGAAAGGCTGTCTCAGCTTATCGGCTCTGAATTTTTCCCCTTCTTTACTCCTCCCTGGAACAGATGTGGTGAAAAGACATTGGCACTACTGCAAGAATTTGACTTCAGAGGAATATCAAGAAGCTCCGGTGCGATACCATCGGCAACGGATCTGCCGGATTTTCAGGTAAATGTCGATCTTCATACTGGAAAGGAGCAGGAGCCTGAATTGTCGCTGCACCTCCTGCTCATGCAACTCAGCCGTTCCATGACTTACGGTACTTCCGGGATAATGCTTCATCACCAGCTCATGAATAGTCAGGCACTGCTGTTACTCGATCAACTGCTGCAGTCAGTTCGTGACTTCAAGAGCTTACAGCCCCTCCAATTCCAGGATATGAGCACAGCCTGA
- a CDS encoding glycosyltransferase family protein, with translation MFSSSDYNILMYSHDTYGLGHIRRTMAIANHLRGPKTNILILTGSPIAGRFSFPEHVDFVRIPGMIKKKNNEYCSLSIRIDAKHALKIRTDIIKATAKTFQPDLFIVDKEPLGLKREVLPTLKWLKKSLPATTTVLGLRDILDEARIIRKDWQKKGVYRYLENLYDEIWVYGEQKIYNPIEQYQIPPQIDGKVVFTGYISRKKTDAANRAKIRKQFRIFDDDTFILVTTGGGGDGSEILENFLSLHDEYPEPLPFKSVIITGPFMPRQKREEFRIRADRCGIKLLPFHPRLEELINAADLVVTMGGYNTLCEILTQRTPALVVPRESPRLEQLIRAECLHARGLIEYIPWSEISPGLLREKIISMVSQSSKYKNAMENFSLSGLETMRQRVEVFKGNKKPDSIATTS, from the coding sequence ATGTTTTCATCTTCCGACTACAATATTCTGATGTATTCCCACGATACTTACGGCCTGGGCCACATTCGCAGAACAATGGCCATTGCCAATCATCTTCGTGGTCCGAAAACCAACATCCTTATTCTTACGGGCTCCCCTATTGCCGGACGGTTTTCCTTTCCTGAACATGTCGATTTTGTCCGAATACCCGGTATGATCAAAAAGAAAAACAACGAATATTGTTCCCTCTCCATTCGGATCGACGCCAAACATGCCCTTAAAATCAGAACAGACATCATCAAAGCTACTGCTAAGACATTTCAACCTGATCTTTTTATTGTCGACAAAGAACCACTCGGACTGAAACGTGAAGTCTTGCCGACTCTGAAATGGCTTAAAAAAAGTTTGCCGGCAACTACCACTGTTCTGGGCTTGCGGGATATTCTCGACGAGGCCCGGATAATCCGTAAAGACTGGCAAAAAAAAGGAGTCTACCGCTACCTTGAGAATCTCTATGATGAGATATGGGTATATGGCGAACAGAAAATCTATAATCCAATTGAGCAGTATCAAATTCCGCCGCAGATAGACGGGAAGGTTGTCTTTACAGGCTATATTTCCAGAAAAAAAACAGATGCAGCTAACCGCGCCAAAATACGCAAGCAGTTCAGAATCTTTGATGATGATACATTTATACTGGTTACCACGGGGGGAGGCGGTGACGGCAGCGAAATACTGGAAAATTTTCTCTCCCTTCACGATGAGTATCCAGAGCCGCTACCATTTAAAAGCGTTATCATTACCGGACCTTTTATGCCCCGACAAAAACGGGAAGAATTCAGAATCAGAGCCGACAGGTGCGGAATTAAATTACTGCCTTTCCATCCCCGGCTCGAAGAGCTGATAAATGCGGCAGATCTTGTTGTTACCATGGGAGGCTACAATACACTCTGCGAGATACTTACGCAGCGAACGCCCGCACTGGTAGTCCCCAGGGAATCACCGCGTCTTGAACAGCTCATCCGGGCGGAATGCCTTCATGCCAGAGGACTTATCGAATATATTCCCTGGTCCGAAATCTCTCCCGGCCTACTGCGGGAAAAAATTATCTCCATGGTTTCCCAATCGTCAAAATACAAAAATGCAATGGAGAATTTTTCGCTCTCGGGTCTGGAAACCATGCGCCAGCGCGTAGAAGTGTTCAAAGGGAACAAAAAGCCTGACAGTATAGCGACCACTTCCTGA
- a CDS encoding glycosyltransferase family 4 protein — translation MRIQKKIDSHNKTNDKPVLGYILKGYPRISETFISNEILLLESYGFKIVIFPMRHPRESFCHESVKRIQAEVHYLPSHLLGNFFKLILPNMALALKSPKRYGLAIRVAAKRLARTKKAATFKHLFQAGFMVNNHIIKDSAVRVDHLHGHFAHSPTSVTMFASLLSGLSFSFTAHAKDIYTSNKEQLREKIEKALFVVTCTRYNAEYLQKIAGSSNTPIHCVYHGVDTGLFRSQESRENCTPPFTLLTIARITEKKGLPVLYKALARLKKLGIDFHHTLIGDGDDRKKILDLISELDLTDNCVWLGTQTHEEVLRHFEKCDLFLLSSRVAADGDRDGIPNVLVESLAMGVPAISTDVSAIPELIRHRHTGLIVPPDNSEAITDAIISLLNDSTLRSKCIKEGRKLVLAQFDNGRLTAKLADIFTGHVGAQKMER, via the coding sequence ATGCGCATTCAAAAAAAAATCGATAGTCACAATAAAACAAATGACAAACCCGTGCTGGGATACATCCTCAAGGGCTATCCGCGTATTTCAGAAACATTTATATCAAACGAAATACTCCTTCTCGAGAGCTATGGCTTTAAAATAGTGATCTTTCCAATGCGTCATCCGCGGGAATCTTTTTGCCACGAATCGGTAAAGCGTATTCAGGCCGAGGTGCATTATCTGCCAAGTCATCTTCTCGGGAATTTTTTCAAACTTATTCTTCCCAATATGGCTCTTGCCCTCAAATCTCCAAAACGTTATGGCCTTGCCATCCGTGTGGCGGCAAAACGTCTTGCACGGACAAAAAAAGCGGCAACATTCAAACATCTTTTCCAGGCAGGGTTCATGGTTAATAACCATATCATCAAGGATAGCGCTGTGCGGGTCGACCATCTACACGGCCATTTTGCCCATTCGCCAACCTCTGTGACCATGTTTGCCTCTCTGCTCAGCGGACTGTCATTCAGCTTCACCGCGCACGCCAAGGATATCTACACGTCGAACAAAGAGCAACTCAGGGAAAAAATAGAAAAGGCGCTCTTTGTAGTAACCTGCACCCGCTATAATGCCGAGTATCTTCAGAAAATTGCCGGTTCATCAAACACTCCCATTCATTGCGTCTATCACGGAGTGGATACCGGCCTTTTTCGCTCCCAGGAATCCAGAGAAAACTGCACTCCTCCGTTTACCTTGCTTACAATCGCCCGAATCACCGAAAAAAAGGGTCTACCCGTACTTTACAAGGCCTTGGCCAGATTAAAAAAACTGGGCATCGACTTTCACCATACACTCATCGGCGATGGTGATGACCGCAAAAAGATTCTTGATCTTATCAGTGAGCTTGATCTTACCGACAATTGTGTCTGGCTGGGCACGCAAACTCATGAAGAGGTACTCCGTCACTTTGAAAAGTGCGATCTTTTCCTTCTGAGCTCCCGCGTCGCTGCCGATGGCGACAGGGACGGCATCCCCAATGTTCTGGTGGAAAGTCTGGCCATGGGGGTTCCGGCTATTTCCACCGATGTCTCGGCTATCCCCGAACTGATCCGGCACCGGCACACCGGGCTCATTGTGCCTCCGGATAACAGTGAGGCAATAACCGATGCCATCATATCGCTCCTGAATGACTCCACACTCCGCAGCAAATGCATCAAGGAGGGTCGGAAGCTTGTTCTTGCCCAATTTGATAATGGCCGGCTTACCGCCAAGCTGGCCGATATTTTTACCGGACATGTCGGCGCACAAAAAATGGAGCGGTGA